Proteins co-encoded in one Pelodiscus sinensis isolate JC-2024 chromosome 7, ASM4963464v1, whole genome shotgun sequence genomic window:
- the STRADB gene encoding STE20-related kinase adapter protein beta isoform X2, giving the protein MADLEQRFLNSRPLLPLLYLRYIDDIFMIWTHGQETLETFHRDFNNLHPTINLSLDHSTREIHFLDTTVQINNGKLDTTLYRKPTDSYSYLHASSSHPAHTIRSIIYSQALRYNRICSNPTDRDQKLQDLCQAFINLNYPPGEIKKQIERAKRIPRNHLLQDRPKKTNNRTPLVITYSSQLKPVQHIINRLQPILEQDTKLQEALGDRPIVSYRQPPNLKMILTNNHRTYHTNTNPGTFPCNKPRCQLCPHIHSDDTIIGPNQVSYKIKNTYSCASRNIIYAIMCRKCPSAMYIGQTSQTLRQRINAHKTDIRQDHNEKTVACHFNQKGHCLNDLLTCILLQKTFESALERESSELAFMLKFDTLRRGLNKDSSYLTHYKDSFPNYHL; this is encoded by the coding sequence atggctgacctagaacaacgtttcctcaactcccgtccccttttaccccttctctacttacgctacatcgatgacatctttatgatctggacgcatggccaagaaacactggagacattccacagagatttcaacaacctacaccccaccattaacctcagcctggaccattccacacgagagatccatttcctggacaccacagtacaaatcaacaatggaaaattagacaccaccctctacagaaaacccactgactcatacagttacctacatgcttccagctcccatccagcacacaccatacgatccatcatctatagccaagcccttcgatacaaccgcatctgctctaatcccacagacagagaccagaaacttcaggatctctgccaagcatttataaacctcaactacccacccggagaaataaaaaagcaaattgaaagagccaaacgaatacctagaaaccatctactacaagacagacccaagaaaaccaacaatagaacaccacttgtcatcacctacagctcccaacttaaacctgtccaacacattatcaatagattacaacctatactggaacaggacactaaactccaagaagctctgggagacagacccatagtctcctatagacaaccacctaacctcaagatgattcttaccaacaaccacaggacataccacactaataccaaccctggtactttcccttgcaacaaaccccgctgccagctttgtccacatattcactctgatgacaccattattggacctaaccaagtgagttataagatcaagaatacatattcctgcgcctccagaaatataatctatgctatcatgtgccggaagtgtccgtctgctatgtacattggacaaacatctcagacacttcgccaaagaatcaatgcccacaaaacagatattagacaggatcacaacgaaaaaacagttgcttgtcatttcaaccagaaaggacactgtctcaatgacctgctaacctgcatcctacttcagaagacattcgaatctgcacttgaaagggaatcctctgaactggcattcatgctaaaatttgacactctccgcaggggacttaacaaagactccagctatcttacccattacaaagatagcttccccaattatcacctctaa